Proteins encoded in a region of the Methylobacterium radiotolerans JCM 2831 genome:
- a CDS encoding TIGR04282 family arsenosugar biosynthesis glycosyltransferase, with amino-acid sequence MTVPRLVLFTRYPEPGKAKTRLIPALGPDGAAALHRRLAERTMASMRATGLPMEIRSTGAGEDAFLEWLGHDLNVVDQGDGDLGARLARAASGAPAILLGADTPALTVAHLAALARALSSRPAAVGPAEDGGYWALGIAQPMPFLFEDMPWSTDRVCAITLARLTERGFETAILDTLSDLDRPEDLARFPDLLA; translated from the coding sequence ATGACAGTCCCGCGCCTCGTCCTGTTCACGCGTTATCCCGAACCCGGAAAGGCGAAGACACGGCTGATCCCCGCGCTGGGACCGGACGGCGCGGCCGCCCTCCATCGTCGGCTCGCCGAGCGGACGATGGCATCCATGCGCGCCACGGGCCTGCCCATGGAGATCCGTTCGACAGGAGCCGGCGAGGACGCGTTCCTGGAATGGCTGGGGCATGACCTGAACGTGGTCGACCAAGGCGACGGCGACCTCGGGGCGCGCCTCGCGCGCGCCGCGTCGGGGGCGCCGGCGATCCTGCTCGGGGCGGATACGCCCGCCCTGACCGTCGCCCATCTCGCTGCCTTGGCCCGAGCCCTGTCGTCGAGACCCGCCGCGGTCGGCCCGGCGGAGGATGGGGGCTACTGGGCACTCGGCATCGCCCAGCCCATGCCGTTCCTCTTCGAGGACATGCCGTGGAGCACCGACCGCGTCTGCGCGATCACCCTGGCGCGCCTCACTGAGCGCGGCTTCGAGACGGCCATCCTCGACACGCTGTCCGACCTGGACCGGCCGGAGGATCTCGCGCGGTTTCCGGACCTCCTGGCATGA
- a CDS encoding methyl-accepting chemotaxis protein, whose protein sequence is MVVVAALGGVAHYQLGRVTDQYEERGRYEAIARNVYTVNILAAQLKGDAENYRLAPKPEQVAPMEAARHEIEEAGSKLARSAISEERRKIYLGINEDARAMKPELERLAAAGVTLKEAKDKLFTGGDDLTRATATLVSDVRSQADEATLSRAQTVESAMLLVRVANWRFLATFDPKGPATFATNVEKAEKAMKALRNADGSAPFQTQMKAVDVALAAYATNFRATVAAMATSNKAFDTGIKPHTDAIDQAAIGVRGMIKLAVEEITDATAASVAGARLIQMSLLGLALIIGGVLAFLLARSIIRPIAGMTMAMKRLAAGDNAVDVPSRAATDEMGEMAQAVEVFRQNAIARAELEAAQVAEQSARQRRADRVDALIKSFQQKVASSLEIVTSAATELDATARSMTQVADNTNSQAVASSAAAEETSVNVQTVAAAAEEMVSSLQEIERQVVRSNEVAASAAHEAEATGAAMADLGAAAEQIGAAVTTISSIAGQTNLLALNATIEAARAGDAGRGFAVVAAEVKELAGQTARATEEIGGQIAAIQGATCRATEAIQGIGRTIASINEIAGMIASTVVEQTAATGEISRNASEAARGTQDVSANVARVLTSTGETGSAATQVLSAAAELATQSLSVKQEVDAFLLDIQAA, encoded by the coding sequence ATGGTCGTCGTCGCAGCTCTCGGTGGGGTTGCGCATTATCAGCTCGGCCGTGTCACCGACCAGTACGAAGAGCGCGGCAGATATGAGGCCATTGCCCGCAATGTCTATACGGTGAATATCCTCGCCGCTCAGCTCAAGGGCGATGCAGAAAATTACCGGCTCGCGCCCAAGCCGGAGCAGGTCGCGCCTATGGAAGCCGCCCGGCATGAGATCGAGGAAGCCGGGTCTAAATTGGCGAGGAGTGCTATCTCGGAAGAGCGCCGTAAGATTTACTTGGGCATCAATGAGGATGCTCGAGCGATGAAGCCCGAGTTGGAGCGTCTGGCAGCCGCCGGCGTGACCCTGAAGGAAGCCAAGGACAAGCTTTTTACGGGCGGTGACGACCTCACCCGTGCGACCGCGACGTTGGTCTCCGATGTGCGCTCACAAGCCGATGAGGCGACGCTCAGCCGGGCTCAGACCGTCGAGAGCGCCATGCTGCTCGTCCGCGTCGCTAACTGGCGCTTCCTGGCGACGTTCGATCCGAAGGGACCGGCAACGTTCGCCACGAACGTCGAGAAGGCTGAGAAGGCCATGAAGGCCCTCAGGAATGCCGATGGCAGCGCGCCATTCCAGACGCAGATGAAGGCGGTCGATGTCGCACTCGCTGCCTACGCGACCAACTTCCGTGCCACGGTTGCGGCAATGGCGACTTCAAACAAGGCCTTCGACACTGGCATCAAGCCGCATACGGATGCCATCGACCAAGCCGCCATTGGCGTGCGTGGCATGATCAAACTCGCGGTCGAGGAGATCACCGATGCCACCGCAGCATCGGTTGCGGGTGCCCGACTCATCCAGATGAGCCTCCTCGGGTTGGCTCTGATCATCGGCGGCGTCCTAGCCTTCCTCCTGGCCCGCAGCATCATCAGACCAATCGCCGGTATGACCATGGCCATGAAGCGTCTGGCCGCCGGCGACAATGCCGTGGATGTGCCCTCGCGCGCGGCCACCGACGAGATGGGTGAGATGGCACAGGCCGTCGAGGTGTTCCGCCAGAACGCCATCGCGCGGGCCGAACTGGAGGCCGCACAGGTCGCCGAGCAGTCGGCGCGGCAGCGCCGGGCCGATCGCGTTGACGCCCTGATCAAGTCCTTCCAGCAGAAGGTTGCGAGCTCCCTGGAGATCGTCACCTCGGCTGCAACCGAGCTCGATGCCACTGCCCGCTCGATGACCCAGGTCGCCGATAACACCAACAGCCAAGCCGTGGCCTCAAGCGCGGCCGCGGAGGAGACCTCGGTCAACGTGCAGACGGTGGCGGCCGCCGCCGAGGAGATGGTTTCCTCGCTTCAGGAGATCGAGCGACAGGTGGTTCGCTCCAACGAGGTCGCCGCCAGCGCGGCGCACGAGGCGGAAGCAACTGGCGCGGCGATGGCCGATTTGGGGGCGGCAGCAGAGCAGATCGGCGCAGCCGTGACGACGATTTCGTCGATCGCAGGTCAGACCAACCTTCTGGCGCTGAACGCCACGATCGAGGCCGCGCGTGCGGGGGACGCGGGGCGCGGCTTCGCAGTCGTCGCCGCCGAGGTCAAGGAGTTGGCCGGCCAGACGGCGCGTGCGACCGAGGAGATCGGTGGTCAGATCGCCGCGATCCAGGGCGCGACTTGCCGTGCGACGGAGGCCATCCAGGGGATTGGCCGGACGATCGCATCGATCAACGAGATCGCCGGCATGATCGCCTCGACTGTGGTCGAGCAGACGGCAGCGACGGGTGAGATCTCGCGCAACGCCAGCGAAGCGGCGCGCGGCACGCAGGACGTATCGGCCAACGTCGCGCGTGTTCTGACCTCGACGGGTGAGACCGGCAGCGCAGCGACACAAGTGCTGAGCGCGGCGGCCGAACTCGCCACACAATCGCTGAGCGTCAAGCAGGAGGTCGATGCCTTCCTTCTCGACATCCAGGCGGCGTGA
- a CDS encoding alpha-hydroxy acid oxidase: MRLNSCHSFHDFRRMAKARLPGPIFDYIDGAADDEVTYRRNTSAFDRCDLVPNVLRGVGDIDLSVTVMGQRLALPVYCSPTALQRLFHHQGERAVAAAAGKYGTMFGVSSLGTVSLEEARRISGGPQVYQFYFHKDRGLNREMMARAKQAGIEVMMLTVDSITGGNRERDKRTGFSIPFRLTLAGMIQFAMKPAWGINYVTHESFKLPQLDGHVDMGGGALSISRYFTEMLDPSLSWDDVAAMVREWGGQFCLKGVMSVEDAKRAVDIGCTGIILSNHGGRQLDGSRTAFDQLAEIVDAVGDRIDVIMDGGVQRGTHVLKALSVGAKAVGLGRYYLFPLAAAGQAGVERALDLMRSEIERDMRLMGCASVDQLTRSNLRFS, translated from the coding sequence ATGCGACTGAACAGCTGCCACAGCTTCCACGATTTCCGCCGCATGGCGAAGGCCCGGCTGCCCGGGCCGATCTTCGACTACATCGACGGGGCGGCCGACGACGAGGTCACGTACCGGCGCAACACGTCGGCCTTCGACCGGTGCGACCTGGTGCCGAACGTCCTGCGCGGCGTCGGCGATATCGACCTGTCCGTGACTGTCATGGGCCAGCGGCTCGCGCTGCCTGTCTACTGCTCGCCCACGGCTCTTCAGCGGCTATTCCATCATCAGGGGGAACGCGCCGTCGCCGCTGCGGCGGGCAAGTACGGGACGATGTTCGGCGTCTCGTCGCTCGGGACCGTAAGCCTGGAGGAAGCGCGTCGCATCAGCGGCGGTCCCCAGGTCTACCAGTTCTACTTCCACAAGGACCGCGGCTTGAATCGCGAGATGATGGCCCGGGCCAAGCAGGCCGGCATCGAGGTCATGATGCTGACCGTCGACAGCATCACGGGGGGGAACCGCGAGCGCGACAAGCGGACGGGCTTCTCGATCCCGTTCCGGCTCACCCTCGCCGGGATGATCCAGTTCGCCATGAAGCCGGCCTGGGGGATCAACTATGTCACGCACGAGAGCTTCAAGCTCCCGCAACTTGATGGCCACGTGGATATGGGCGGCGGGGCACTCTCTATCAGCCGCTACTTCACCGAGATGCTCGATCCCAGCCTGTCATGGGACGACGTCGCCGCCATGGTGCGTGAGTGGGGCGGCCAATTCTGCCTGAAGGGCGTGATGTCGGTGGAGGACGCCAAGCGTGCGGTCGACATCGGCTGCACCGGCATCATCCTGTCGAACCACGGCGGCCGCCAGCTCGACGGCTCACGCACGGCGTTCGACCAGCTCGCCGAGATCGTGGACGCGGTCGGTGACCGGATTGACGTGATCATGGACGGCGGCGTCCAGCGCGGCACCCATGTCTTGAAGGCGTTGTCCGTCGGCGCGAAGGCCGTCGGCCTCGGGCGCTACTACCTGTTCCCCCTCGCCGCGGCTGGTCAGGCCGGCGTCGAGCGCGCATTGGACCTGATGCGGTCCGAGATCGAACGGGACATGCGGCTGATGGGTTGCGCATCCGTCGATCAGCTGACCCGGAGCAACTTGCGCTTCTCCTGA
- a CDS encoding DUF302 domain-containing protein, with protein sequence MRTLGVAFGVMLTTAVPAQADEILTRPSGRSVTETLDRLQAQATEGGFTVVARVPHAKAARGVGMDLRPTEALIFGNPKGGTPLMACDQRIGLDLPLRALAWEDAGGKVWLMMPDPGAFRSRYGLGTACDGPIQAMRASIERLMDKATEP encoded by the coding sequence ATGAGAACGCTCGGTGTCGCATTCGGCGTCATGCTCACGACTGCCGTACCGGCCCAGGCCGACGAAATCCTCACACGCCCGAGCGGTCGTTCCGTGACCGAGACGCTCGACAGGTTGCAGGCCCAGGCGACCGAGGGCGGGTTCACCGTCGTGGCGCGTGTCCCTCACGCGAAGGCCGCAAGGGGGGTCGGGATGGACCTACGTCCCACCGAGGCGCTCATCTTCGGCAACCCTAAGGGCGGCACGCCGCTGATGGCATGCGACCAGCGTATCGGCTTGGACCTGCCGCTTCGGGCCTTGGCGTGGGAGGACGCCGGCGGGAAAGTCTGGCTTATGATGCCGGATCCGGGAGCCTTCCGCAGCCGCTACGGTCTCGGAACAGCGTGCGATGGCCCGATCCAGGCGATGCGCGCCAGCATCGAACGCCTGATGGACAAGGCGACGGAACCGTAG
- a CDS encoding SDR family oxidoreductase, which yields MAALRVLVTGAAGLLGAELCGVLAERGHGVVGLVHRNGGFVRTDGSVSEPARAVGGSPVPGTFTWVRGDVRVPGLGIDDAEFPDGLDLVIHCAALTDFAASEAQYRAVNIEGTANVAAFAKGRGAGLVHVSTAYVCGERSGPIPEARIEGAAFANGYEASKDAGERLARASGAPVATVRPSIVVGRAEDGALGRFENIYAFLKLIGSGRIGTLPATAGATLDLVPVDHVVGGIVDVAERFEAAAGRIFHLVSGEPTMVADLVAHDYPGFRVPRLVAPDRFDVSALPPMEGYLYSSVTARFESYLRRDPRFVAENLMRLSGRTCPPTGPGFLRRLVAYAVRAGYLVPDPELI from the coding sequence ATGGCAGCCTTGCGCGTCTTGGTCACCGGCGCGGCCGGCCTCCTCGGGGCCGAACTGTGCGGTGTCCTCGCCGAGCGCGGGCATGGGGTCGTAGGCCTCGTCCATCGGAACGGCGGCTTCGTCCGCACCGATGGCTCGGTGTCCGAGCCGGCCCGGGCGGTCGGCGGATCGCCGGTCCCCGGAACCTTCACATGGGTCCGCGGCGACGTGCGCGTTCCGGGCCTGGGCATCGACGACGCGGAATTTCCCGATGGGCTCGACCTCGTCATCCACTGCGCCGCGCTGACCGACTTCGCGGCGTCCGAGGCGCAGTACCGGGCCGTCAACATAGAAGGCACGGCCAATGTCGCTGCCTTCGCCAAGGGGCGCGGCGCGGGCCTCGTCCACGTCAGCACGGCCTATGTCTGCGGCGAGCGATCCGGACCGATCCCGGAGGCAAGGATCGAGGGAGCGGCATTCGCCAACGGATACGAAGCCAGCAAGGATGCGGGCGAGCGCTTGGCCCGGGCGAGCGGAGCTCCGGTGGCGACGGTCCGGCCGTCCATCGTCGTCGGCCGTGCGGAAGATGGAGCGCTGGGCCGCTTCGAGAACATCTATGCCTTCCTCAAGCTGATCGGATCAGGCCGCATAGGCACCCTGCCGGCCACGGCTGGTGCGACCCTCGACCTCGTGCCCGTCGACCACGTCGTCGGGGGGATCGTGGACGTGGCGGAGCGGTTCGAGGCCGCGGCGGGCCGGATCTTCCATCTCGTGTCCGGGGAGCCGACGATGGTGGCCGACCTTGTCGCCCACGACTATCCGGGTTTTCGCGTGCCCCGGTTGGTGGCCCCGGACCGCTTCGACGTGTCAGCCCTGCCGCCGATGGAAGGCTACCTGTACTCCAGCGTCACCGCCCGCTTCGAGAGCTACCTGCGCCGCGACCCGCGGTTCGTCGCGGAAAACTTGATGCGGCTCTCCGGCCGAACCTGTCCGCCGACCGGGCCGGGATTCCTGCGCCGTCTGGTCGCCTACGCGGTCCGCGCCGGTTACCTGGTTCCCGACCCGGAACTCATCTGA
- a CDS encoding methyltransferase domain-containing protein has product MSLENTQHYYGRVLQGSADLRTDACCTLEPPSPAVRSALARIHPDVSARYYGCGLVVPERVAGVRILDFGCGSGRDVYLLSQLVGVSGSVLGIDATAEQLAVARQHRDWHRDAFGYETSNVDFVEGDIARLDELDLEPASFDVIVSNCVINLVTDKAAVFSAAHRLLKEGGELYFSDVYADRRLPSAWKEDPVLHGECLAGALYWGDFLTHARAAGFVDPRLVTDRPLNVGDAEVAAKVAGTRFFSATYRLFKLAALDMACEDYGQALRYRGTPASAEPFHLDKHHAFQPGRIVPVCGNTYRMVAETRFAPEFDLFGDFTRHFGIFAGCGTDLPFGGDASGPSSTACC; this is encoded by the coding sequence ATGAGCCTCGAAAACACCCAGCACTACTACGGTCGGGTCCTGCAAGGATCGGCCGACCTGCGGACCGACGCCTGCTGCACGCTGGAGCCCCCGTCTCCGGCGGTTCGCTCGGCCCTGGCGCGCATCCACCCGGACGTGTCCGCGCGCTACTACGGGTGCGGCCTGGTCGTGCCCGAGCGTGTGGCGGGCGTCCGCATCCTCGACTTTGGATGCGGATCGGGGCGGGACGTGTACCTCCTGTCGCAACTTGTCGGGGTCTCCGGATCCGTTTTGGGCATCGACGCGACCGCCGAGCAACTCGCGGTGGCACGCCAGCATCGCGACTGGCACAGGGACGCCTTCGGATACGAGACGTCCAACGTCGATTTCGTCGAGGGCGACATCGCGCGGCTCGACGAGCTCGACCTTGAGCCCGCGTCGTTCGACGTGATCGTCTCGAACTGCGTCATCAACCTCGTGACGGACAAGGCCGCCGTCTTCTCGGCGGCGCACCGCCTCCTCAAGGAAGGGGGAGAGCTGTACTTCTCCGACGTGTACGCCGACCGGCGCCTTCCCTCGGCATGGAAGGAAGACCCGGTACTTCACGGGGAGTGCCTCGCCGGGGCACTCTACTGGGGAGACTTCCTGACGCATGCCCGCGCCGCGGGCTTCGTGGATCCCCGTCTCGTCACGGACCGTCCCCTCAACGTCGGCGACGCGGAGGTCGCCGCGAAGGTCGCTGGCACCCGGTTTTTCTCGGCGACCTACCGGTTGTTCAAGCTCGCGGCTCTCGACATGGCGTGCGAGGATTACGGACAGGCCTTGCGCTACCGGGGCACCCCAGCTTCGGCCGAGCCGTTCCACCTCGACAAGCACCATGCCTTCCAGCCCGGTCGCATCGTGCCGGTGTGCGGAAACACCTACCGGATGGTAGCCGAGACCCGGTTCGCCCCGGAGTTCGACCTGTTCGGGGATTTCACCCGGCACTTCGGCATCTTCGCCGGCTGCGGCACCGACCTGCCCTTCGGCGGCGACGCATCCGGGCCGTCGTCGACGGCATGCTGCTGA
- a CDS encoding dihydrolipoyl dehydrogenase family protein encodes MSWTHDVVVVGAGAAGLTAAGGLAQLGLRVALIEAGAMGGECLNTGCVPSKALLAIAARAQAVRDMGRFGIRAQEPQVDFSGVMAQVRGVIAEIAPHDAQERFEAWGAEVIRAHARFTAPRTLLVAGRTLRAPRIVLAVGSRPAVPSIPGLDAVPFLTNETLFSIDAFPERLVVLGAGSVGMEMAQAFRRLGAEVAVIDRGPPLSRDEPEAAALVSERLEAEGIAFHRAAIRGVSSVGGGVAVALDDGDTVGGSHLLVALGRSANLHGLGLEEAGVGTDGGGIVVDDRLRTSARGVYAIGDCRDGPRLTHAAGYEGARIVAAIGFGLRARVDYRALPRVAYTSPELAQVGMTEAEAREGGGRVTAMREPFADNDRAVAEGASVGFLKVVRRNGRIVGACLVGERVGDLTMPWVLSIGGAKPTPWALSGMILPYPTRSEITKAAAFAMYAPRLFSRPARIWAGVLAALRRRLG; translated from the coding sequence ATGTCTTGGACGCACGACGTGGTGGTTGTCGGTGCGGGGGCGGCCGGGCTCACCGCCGCGGGAGGCTTGGCGCAGCTTGGCCTGCGGGTGGCCTTGATCGAGGCGGGGGCGATGGGGGGCGAATGCCTCAATACGGGCTGCGTTCCGTCCAAGGCCCTTCTCGCAATCGCTGCCCGGGCGCAGGCGGTCCGCGACATGGGACGCTTCGGTATCCGCGCGCAGGAGCCGCAAGTCGATTTTTCGGGCGTGATGGCGCAGGTGCGCGGCGTCATCGCCGAGATCGCCCCGCATGACGCGCAGGAGCGTTTCGAAGCCTGGGGCGCCGAGGTGATCCGGGCACATGCCCGCTTCACGGCCCCCCGGACGCTGCTGGTCGCCGGCCGAACCCTCAGGGCACCGAGAATCGTGCTTGCGGTGGGGTCGCGCCCTGCCGTGCCGTCCATCCCGGGTCTCGATGCCGTCCCCTTTTTGACGAACGAGACGCTGTTTTCCATCGATGCCTTTCCGGAACGCCTCGTCGTGCTGGGCGCCGGTTCGGTCGGCATGGAGATGGCGCAGGCATTCCGTCGACTCGGGGCCGAAGTTGCGGTGATCGACCGGGGCCCCCCCCTATCCCGGGACGAGCCTGAAGCCGCGGCGCTGGTGTCGGAGCGACTGGAGGCGGAAGGCATCGCGTTCCACCGGGCCGCCATCCGAGGCGTGTCGTCCGTCGGAGGCGGCGTCGCGGTCGCTTTGGATGACGGCGACACCGTCGGGGGAAGCCATCTCCTGGTGGCGCTGGGGCGATCCGCGAACCTTCATGGGCTTGGCCTCGAAGAGGCCGGCGTGGGTACGGACGGCGGAGGCATCGTCGTCGACGACCGATTGCGGACCAGCGCACGCGGCGTCTACGCCATCGGCGATTGCCGCGACGGACCTCGCCTGACCCACGCGGCCGGCTACGAGGGCGCGCGGATCGTCGCCGCCATCGGGTTCGGGCTGCGTGCCCGGGTCGACTACCGCGCCCTGCCGCGGGTCGCCTACACCAGCCCCGAACTCGCGCAGGTCGGGATGACGGAAGCGGAGGCAAGGGAGGGGGGCGGCCGTGTCACGGCGATGCGCGAACCCTTCGCCGACAACGACCGGGCCGTCGCCGAGGGAGCTTCCGTCGGCTTTCTCAAGGTCGTACGACGGAATGGCCGGATCGTCGGTGCCTGCCTCGTGGGAGAGCGGGTGGGCGACCTGACGATGCCGTGGGTTCTCTCCATCGGCGGTGCCAAACCGACACCCTGGGCGTTGTCGGGCATGATCCTGCCGTATCCGACCCGTTCCGAGATCACGAAGGCAGCCGCGTTCGCCATGTACGCACCGCGCCTGTTCTCGCGACCGGCGCGCATATGGGCCGGGGTCCTCGCAGCGCTTCGGCGCCGGCTGGGCTGA
- a CDS encoding sterol desaturase family protein: protein MRPDRNRQSGFRLGRLELVTGGIVAIGALAIVVAERRRPLRRRTQPGPDREFVNLAMGAASALAIMAAETPLVGPLARIAEERNRGLVRRLPLPEWGRDVAGLLLMDYTFYLWHVLTHKVPLLWRLHLVHHVDLNLDASTALRFHALDMVVSAPWRAGQVALIGLSPRGLRLWQRFFFLSILFHHSNLRLPEGLERRLAWVLTTPRMHGIHHSAAKDETDSNWSSGFSFWDRLHGTFRLDVDQDAIAIGVPAYRDPAETGIGRSLSMPFRSQRDDWAPPSNHR from the coding sequence ATGCGACCCGACAGGAACCGTCAATCCGGCTTTCGCCTTGGCCGGCTCGAACTCGTCACCGGTGGCATCGTGGCCATCGGCGCGCTGGCCATCGTCGTCGCCGAGCGTCGCCGGCCGCTGAGGCGCCGGACCCAACCCGGCCCGGACCGTGAGTTCGTGAACCTTGCCATGGGTGCCGCCAGCGCCCTCGCCATCATGGCGGCCGAGACACCGCTGGTCGGACCGCTCGCGCGCATCGCCGAGGAACGGAACCGGGGCCTCGTCCGACGCCTGCCGCTGCCGGAATGGGGGCGCGACGTCGCCGGTCTTCTGTTGATGGATTACACGTTCTACCTGTGGCACGTCCTGACCCATAAGGTGCCTTTGCTGTGGAGGCTGCACCTCGTTCATCACGTCGACCTCAACCTCGACGCCAGCACGGCGCTTCGGTTCCATGCCCTCGACATGGTGGTCTCGGCCCCCTGGCGGGCCGGTCAGGTCGCGCTGATCGGCCTTTCCCCTCGGGGCCTGCGCCTGTGGCAGCGCTTCTTCTTCCTCTCGATCCTCTTCCACCACTCGAACCTCCGCCTGCCGGAAGGCCTTGAGAGGCGCTTGGCCTGGGTCCTGACGACACCCCGGATGCATGGCATCCATCATTCCGCGGCCAAGGACGAGACCGACTCGAACTGGTCGAGCGGCTTCAGCTTCTGGGACCGTCTGCACGGCACGTTCCGCCTCGACGTCGATCAGGACGCCATCGCCATCGGGGTACCTGCTTATCGCGATCCCGCCGAAACGGGCATCGGCCGATCCCTGTCGATGCCGTTCCGGTCCCAACGGGACGACTGGGCCCCGCCGTCAAACCATCGCTGA
- a CDS encoding glycosyltransferase has product MSLQDVAIVVPMLDEAATLPRLLRHLAALDPPPSEIVAVDGGSVDASVEIAAASGLVKVLRCPKRGRAAQINHGVEAVRSPLVCILHADTLLPDDAVSVIRRTLDEPGLALASFTPLLSGPETVRWGTSLHNWLKTWYAPLLFRPHLFLRGGRLLFGDHAMFFRRADFQAVGGCDENLTLMEDADLCLRLVRRGRIRLVNRIVLTSDRRVAAWGPIKANWIYLMVGVRWGLGLRRGLERHYPDVR; this is encoded by the coding sequence ATGAGCCTGCAAGACGTCGCCATCGTCGTTCCCATGCTCGACGAGGCCGCAACCCTGCCCCGGCTGCTGCGTCACCTCGCGGCCCTCGACCCGCCGCCGTCCGAGATAGTGGCGGTGGACGGCGGCAGCGTCGATGCGAGCGTCGAGATCGCGGCCGCCTCCGGTCTCGTGAAAGTTCTTCGGTGCCCGAAGCGAGGCCGGGCAGCCCAGATCAACCACGGCGTCGAGGCGGTACGGTCGCCGCTCGTGTGTATCCTTCACGCCGACACGCTGCTGCCGGACGATGCGGTCTCGGTGATCCGTCGAACGCTCGACGAGCCTGGACTCGCGCTGGCCAGCTTCACGCCGCTGCTCTCGGGCCCCGAGACCGTCCGCTGGGGCACCAGCCTGCACAACTGGTTGAAGACCTGGTACGCGCCGCTGCTGTTCCGGCCCCACCTGTTCCTGCGGGGCGGCCGCCTGCTCTTCGGCGATCACGCGATGTTCTTCCGCCGCGCCGACTTCCAGGCAGTCGGGGGATGCGACGAGAACCTCACCTTGATGGAGGATGCCGACCTATGCCTGCGCCTCGTCCGACGCGGGCGCATCCGGCTCGTCAACCGCATCGTCCTCACCTCGGATCGTCGTGTCGCCGCGTGGGGACCGATCAAGGCCAACTGGATCTATCTCATGGTGGGCGTCCGTTGGGGGCTCGGGCTGCGTCGCGGTCTTGAGCGTCATTATCCCGACGTCAGATGA
- a CDS encoding DUF6789 family protein gives MNNIGRGIIAGFAATVILSILMVMKGMMGVMPELNIARMLGGMMGQGPAAGWVVHFMIGSVVWGTLFAVLYPAIPGGSAWIKGALFGIAAWLLMMVMIMPMAGQGLFGMRLGPMAPMMTAVLHVVFGVILGIVYAKLGAHRLDTLIDGRPA, from the coding sequence ATGAACAACATCGGCAGGGGAATTATCGCCGGCTTTGCGGCCACCGTGATCCTATCCATTCTCATGGTCATGAAGGGAATGATGGGTGTCATGCCAGAGCTGAATATCGCCCGCATGCTCGGCGGCATGATGGGCCAGGGACCGGCTGCTGGCTGGGTCGTACACTTCATGATCGGGAGCGTCGTCTGGGGGACGTTGTTCGCCGTACTGTATCCCGCAATCCCGGGCGGTTCCGCCTGGATCAAGGGCGCGCTATTCGGAATCGCCGCCTGGCTGCTCATGATGGTGATGATCATGCCGATGGCGGGACAGGGCCTCTTCGGAATGCGTCTTGGTCCGATGGCCCCGATGATGACCGCCGTGCTTCATGTCGTCTTCGGTGTCATCCTCGGCATCGTCTATGCCAAGCTTGGAGCCCATCGGCTGGACACCTTGATCGACGGCCGGCCTGCATAG
- a CDS encoding radical SAM protein codes for MTGAPRASVDFARLETLWFNTGTLCNLACANCYIESTPRNDALVYLRASEVARYLGEIRSLGLPTRLIGFTGGEPFLNRELPAMLDLALANGHSVLVLTNAMRPMRRFEAELLALRDKHQGRLELRVSLDHHTASVHEAERGPGTWEVALSGLGWLAREGFSFAVAGRHLAGETDAEARRGYAALFAGLGVKLDVDDPARLVLFPEMDATADVPEVTEACWALVGKSPDAMMCATSRMVVRRRGEASPSIVACTLVPYDEGFDLGPDLAAAMGSVALNHPNCSRFCVLGGATCG; via the coding sequence TTGACCGGCGCGCCGCGCGCCAGCGTCGACTTCGCACGCCTGGAGACGCTTTGGTTCAACACCGGAACGCTGTGCAATCTCGCCTGCGCCAACTGCTACATCGAGAGCACGCCCCGCAATGACGCGCTGGTCTACCTGCGTGCGTCGGAGGTGGCCCGGTATCTCGGCGAGATACGGTCGCTCGGGCTGCCGACGCGACTGATCGGCTTCACCGGCGGCGAGCCTTTCCTCAATCGCGAGTTGCCGGCGATGCTCGATCTCGCGTTGGCGAACGGACATTCGGTGCTGGTGCTGACGAACGCCATGCGACCGATGCGACGCTTCGAGGCCGAATTGCTGGCCCTGCGCGACAAGCACCAAGGCCGCCTCGAACTCCGTGTCAGCCTCGACCACCACACCGCGTCCGTTCACGAGGCGGAGCGAGGGCCCGGGACGTGGGAGGTCGCGCTCTCCGGCTTGGGCTGGCTCGCTCGCGAAGGGTTCTCGTTCGCCGTCGCCGGTCGTCACCTGGCGGGTGAGACCGATGCCGAGGCGCGGCGTGGCTATGCCGCGCTCTTCGCCGGACTCGGCGTCAAGCTGGACGTGGACGACCCAGCGCGACTGGTGCTGTTCCCCGAGATGGACGCGACCGCGGACGTCCCCGAGGTCACGGAGGCTTGCTGGGCCCTGGTCGGAAAGTCGCCCGACGCCATGATGTGCGCCACGAGCCGGATGGTCGTGCGGCGGCGCGGGGAGGCAAGCCCCTCCATCGTGGCGTGTACGCTGGTGCCGTACGACGAGGGCTTCGATTTGGGGCCGGACCTAGCGGCGGCCATGGGCTCGGTCGCCCTCAACCATCCGAACTGTTCGCGCTTCTGCGTGCTCGGCGGGGCGACGTGCGGCTAG